In the genome of Oncorhynchus clarkii lewisi isolate Uvic-CL-2024 chromosome 22, UVic_Ocla_1.0, whole genome shotgun sequence, one region contains:
- the LOC139380157 gene encoding uncharacterized protein translates to MQQAAGRIIISSIIIISSIISSIISSIISSSIIIIISIIIIIIIISSIIISIISSIISSIISSIISSSSIIIGSIIISSIIISTIISSIIIISSIISSIIISSIISSSIISSIIISSIISSIIISIISSIISSIISSIISSIIIISIISSIISSIISSISSIIISNIISSIISSIIISSISSSIIISNIISSIIISNIISSIISSIISSIISSIIIISSIIISNIISSIISSIISSIISSIIISSSIIIGSIIISSIIISTIISSIIIISSIISSIISSIISSIIIISIISSIISSIISSISSIIISSIISSIISIISIISSIISSISSIISSISSIIISNIISSIIISSIISSIISSIIISNIISSIIISNIISSIIISSISNIIISIISSIIISISNIIISIISSIISSIISSIISINSISMKSDDVFVCLCIAWSQMCLCCLASF, encoded by the coding sequence ATGCAGCAGGCAGCAGGGAGAATCATCATCAGcagtatcatcatcatcagcagtatcatcagcagtatcatcagcagtatcatcagcagcagtatcatcatcatcatcagtatcatcatcatcatcatcatcatcagcagtaTCATCATCAGTATCATCAGCAGTATCATCAGCAGTATCATCAGCAGtatcatcagcagcagcagtatcATTATCGGCAGTATAATCATCAGCAGTATCATCATCAGCACTATCATCAGcagtatcatcatcatcagcagtaTCATCAGCAGTATCATCATCAGCAGTATCATCAGCAGCAGTATCATCAGCAGTATCATCATCAGCAGTATCATCAGCAGTATCATCATCAGTATCATCAGCAGTATCATCAGCAGTATCATCAGCAGTATCATCAGcagtatcatcatcatcagtatcaTCAGCAGTATCATCAGCAGTATCATCAGCAGTATCAGCAGTATCATCATCAGCAATATCATCAGCAGTATCATCAGCAGTATCATCATCAGCAGTATCAGCAGCAGTATCATCATCAGCAATATCATCAGCAGTATCATCATCAGCAATATTATCAGCAGTATCATCAGCAGTATCATCAGCAGTATCATCAGcagtatcatcatcatcagcagtaTCATCATCAGCAATATTATCAGCAGTATCATCAGCAGTATCATCAGCAGTATCATCAGCAGTATCATCATCAGCAGCAGTATCATTATCGGCAGTATAATCATCAGCAGTATCATCATCAGCACTATCATCAGcagtatcatcatcatcagcagtatcatcagcagtatcatcagcagtatcatcagcagtatcatcatcatcagtatcaTCAGCAGTATCATCAGCAGTATCATCAGCAGTATCAGCAGTATCATCATCAGCAGTATCATCAGCAGTATCATCAGTATCATCAGTATCATCAGCAGTATCATCAGCAGTATCAGCAGTATCATCAGCAGTATCAGCAGTATCATCATCAGCAATATCATCAGCAGTATCATCATCAGCAGTATCATCAGCAGTATCATCAGCAGTATCATCATCAGTAATATCATCAGCAGTATCATCATCAGCAATATCATCAGCAGTATCATCATCAGCAGTATCAGCAATATCATCATCAGTATCATCAGCAGTATCATCATCAGTATCAGCAATATCATCATCAGTATCATCAGCAGTATCATCAGCAGTATCATCAGCAGTATCATCAGTATCAACAGTATCAGCATGAAAAGTGATGACGTTTTTGTCTGCTTATGTATTGCCTGGTCACAGatgtgtttgtgctgtcttgctagCTTTTaa